Proteins encoded by one window of Candidatus Acididesulfobacter guangdongensis:
- the rny gene encoding ribonuclease Y, which yields MAEVIIIIISSIIFFIGGFFVNKTIENISLKKGQLRAKDIIIDAEKKAEEIKKDALLNTKAEIIKLKEAADEDIKQKNQELIRLEKRIAAKEDNLDKRIDIIEKKEIDILRREKVLIQTEKSISDKEKKIESVFHEKTLELERISGLTATEAKNELINSIIEEAKHEAAKSVRKIEDETKEISDKKAKEIIATAIQRYAGDYVVEKTISSVPLPSDDIKGRIIGREGRNIRALEAATGVDFIIDETPEAVVLSSFNPVKREIARLSLEKLIADGRIHPARIEEVVAKVEEELNMAMKEAGEQATFDVGVHGIHPEILKLLGRLKYRTSYSQNVYNHSIEVAFLCGIMASELGVNVKQAKRAGLLHDIGKAVDHEVEGSHAIIGAEIAKKYGESPKVVHAIAAHHYDEEPNSVIAILVSAADALSAARPGVRKEMFETYVKRLENLEAISNSFEGVAKSYVIQAGREVRVIVQSQNVSDDDSVMLAKDIAKKIESNLQYPGQIKVSVIRETRATEFAK from the coding sequence ATGGCAGAAGTTATTATAATTATAATTAGTTCGATAATTTTTTTTATAGGCGGATTTTTTGTAAATAAAACAATTGAAAATATTTCGTTAAAAAAAGGTCAGCTCAGAGCGAAAGATATTATTATTGATGCAGAAAAAAAAGCAGAAGAAATAAAAAAGGATGCTTTATTAAATACTAAAGCCGAAATTATAAAATTAAAAGAAGCCGCAGATGAAGATATTAAACAAAAAAATCAAGAATTAATAAGGTTAGAAAAAAGAATTGCCGCAAAAGAAGACAATTTGGATAAGAGAATCGATATTATTGAAAAAAAAGAGATAGATATTTTACGAAGAGAAAAAGTTTTAATACAAACAGAAAAATCTATTTCTGACAAAGAAAAGAAGATTGAATCCGTTTTTCATGAAAAAACTTTGGAACTTGAAAGAATATCAGGTTTGACGGCGACTGAGGCTAAAAATGAATTAATTAATTCAATTATTGAGGAAGCAAAGCATGAAGCTGCTAAATCAGTTAGAAAAATAGAAGATGAAACTAAAGAAATCAGTGATAAAAAAGCTAAAGAAATTATAGCGACGGCAATTCAAAGATATGCGGGAGATTATGTTGTTGAAAAGACTATATCTTCCGTTCCGCTTCCGAGCGATGATATTAAAGGAAGAATAATAGGCAGGGAAGGTCGCAATATCAGAGCGCTAGAAGCGGCAACAGGTGTTGATTTTATAATAGACGAAACACCGGAAGCTGTTGTTCTTTCATCATTTAATCCGGTAAAAAGGGAAATTGCAAGATTGTCGCTCGAAAAATTAATAGCCGACGGAAGAATACATCCTGCAAGAATTGAAGAAGTTGTTGCGAAGGTTGAAGAAGAACTTAATATGGCTATGAAAGAAGCCGGGGAGCAGGCTACATTTGATGTAGGAGTTCATGGTATTCATCCTGAAATATTAAAATTGCTTGGCAGGTTAAAATACAGAACAAGTTATTCTCAGAACGTCTATAATCATTCTATTGAAGTAGCTTTTTTATGCGGAATAATGGCTTCCGAGCTTGGAGTAAATGTTAAACAGGCAAAAAGAGCAGGATTACTGCACGATATAGGAAAAGCTGTTGACCATGAGGTAGAGGGCTCTCATGCAATAATAGGCGCTGAAATTGCAAAAAAATACGGAGAATCCCCAAAGGTTGTTCATGCAATAGCAGCTCATCATTACGATGAAGAGCCAAACAGTGTTATAGCAATTTTAGTTTCTGCCGCCGATGCATTAAGCGCTGCGAGACCAGGCGTCAGAAAAGAAATGTTTGAAACATACGTCAAAAGACTCGAAAATTTAGAAGCTATTTCAAACTCTTTTGAAGGTGTTGCAAAAAGCTACGTTATTCAGGCTGGCAGAGAAGTCAGAGTTATCGTTCAAAGCCAGAATGTTTCCGATGACGATTCAGTCATGCTTGCTAAAGATATAGCTAAAAAAATAGAGTCAAATCTGCAATATCCCGGACAGATAAAAGTATCGGTTATAAGAGAGACAAGGGCAACGGAATTTGCCAAATAA
- a CDS encoding cell division protein ZapA: MNDAVELKILNQKYLINSDKPKKYLEELAAYVNNKADEVSKKTKSVDSLNIAVLTALNIADDYLSTQLETNTESTRVLEKVNNIYKYIANSSNG, from the coding sequence ATGAACGATGCTGTTGAACTCAAAATACTAAATCAAAAATATTTAATAAATAGCGATAAACCTAAGAAATATTTAGAAGAGCTTGCTGCGTATGTAAATAATAAAGCAGATGAGGTTTCTAAAAAGACTAAATCTGTCGATTCTTTAAATATCGCTGTTTTGACGGCTCTCAATATCGCCGACGATTATCTCTCTACACAATTGGAAACTAACACAGAAAGTACAAGAGTGTTAGAAAAAGTAAACAATATTTATAAATATATTGCAAACTCGTCTAACGGCTAA
- a CDS encoding tyrosine--tRNA ligase gives MDKGKKNIDSLIIEQLEAFKRGSVELIKEEELYEKIKLSILNNIPLKIKAGFDPTSPDIHLGHTVLLNKLKTFQDYGHEVFFIIGDFTAMIGDPTGKSETRKPLSKETVIENSKTYKEQAFKILNKNKTKILFNSWWLSNIKLEEFIKISSNYTVARMLEKDDFEKRFAENRPIAVHEFIYPLLQAYDSVFINADLELGGNDQKFNLVVGRELMKSFKLSPQVILTMPLLEGLDGINKMSKSLGNTIGIFDEPNDMFGKIMSISDEMMMKYYELLSAMSLNEIEKLKKDMKNGFNPLFAKKNLASEMVERFYDTETAKKASMYFEEAHQKRVNPEDIETITVDIKQCVVRTGTDVNFEEKVLSGNKNLHINLISLLTHIHAAPSNGEAKRLIKQGAVKIRIDNLNKQNYEIKKDTEIISQNSFNNKAQDNIYINTDRTKKNNEKDESGNQRTPEGNEIEIRANSDVLKLPDFINEFVIKVGKKKIFKITINC, from the coding sequence ATGGATAAAGGCAAAAAAAATATAGATTCATTAATTATTGAACAGCTCGAAGCGTTTAAACGCGGTTCTGTCGAACTTATTAAAGAAGAAGAGCTTTATGAAAAAATAAAATTATCTATATTAAACAATATTCCCCTTAAAATAAAAGCAGGTTTTGACCCTACTTCTCCGGATATTCACCTTGGACACACTGTTTTATTAAATAAATTAAAGACATTTCAGGATTACGGACATGAAGTTTTTTTTATTATCGGTGATTTTACTGCGATGATAGGCGATCCTACAGGAAAATCGGAAACAAGAAAACCGCTTTCTAAAGAAACAGTTATCGAAAATTCTAAAACATATAAAGAACAGGCGTTTAAAATATTAAATAAAAATAAGACCAAAATATTATTTAACAGCTGGTGGCTGTCAAATATAAAATTAGAAGAATTTATTAAAATTTCGTCAAATTATACCGTCGCAAGAATGCTTGAAAAAGACGATTTCGAGAAAAGATTTGCGGAAAATAGACCTATAGCAGTACATGAATTTATATATCCGCTGCTGCAGGCGTATGATTCAGTATTTATAAACGCAGATTTGGAATTAGGCGGTAATGACCAGAAGTTTAATCTCGTTGTCGGAAGAGAGCTGATGAAAAGTTTTAAACTTTCCCCCCAGGTAATATTAACTATGCCTTTATTAGAGGGACTTGACGGAATTAATAAAATGAGCAAATCATTAGGCAATACTATAGGAATATTTGATGAGCCCAATGATATGTTTGGCAAAATCATGTCTATATCAGATGAAATGATGATGAAATATTATGAATTATTAAGCGCTATGTCGTTGAACGAAATAGAGAAATTAAAAAAGGATATGAAAAACGGTTTTAACCCATTATTCGCAAAAAAGAATTTAGCTTCGGAAATGGTTGAACGGTTTTACGACACAGAAACTGCAAAAAAGGCTTCAATGTATTTCGAAGAAGCTCATCAAAAAAGGGTAAATCCCGAAGATATAGAAACAATAACTGTCGATATTAAACAATGCGTCGTTAGAACAGGAACGGATGTTAATTTTGAAGAAAAAGTGTTAAGCGGAAATAAAAATCTGCATATAAATTTAATATCCCTGTTGACGCATATACATGCTGCACCATCTAACGGTGAGGCTAAAAGATTGATAAAACAGGGAGCTGTTAAGATAAGGATAGATAATTTAAATAAACAGAACTATGAAATTAAGAAAGATACAGAAATTATTTCTCAGAATTCGTTTAACAATAAAGCACAAGATAATATATATATAAATACAGACCGCACAAAAAAAAATAACGAAAAAGATGAATCAGGAAATCAGAGAACGCCTGAAGGAAATGAAATTGAAATCAGAGCAAATTCAGACGTTTTGAAACTGCCTGATTTTATTAACGAATTTGTAATTAAAGTAGGGAAGAAAAAAATATTCAAAATAACGATAAATTGTTAA
- a CDS encoding FMN-binding glutamate synthase family protein, translating into MTKSSFTNVQSEYLAVIDHAKCIRCKRCIQNCGWGTYSFGGDKIIADHSKCVACGRCYTYCPEGAISILKNPTVMRENGNWQDYHIKNIWRQSESGGIAISGMGTPLKYKKYFDHILLDACQVTNPPIDPLREPMELKTFLGKKPSKIELDFNENGQPVLKNKMPPQIELATPFIFAPMSYGSISLNAQKAMALAARALGIVMNIGEGGLHDELVPFGKNIIVQVASGRFGVNRDYLNSGVAVEIKIGQGAKPGIGGHLPGEKIGADISRTRMIPAGTDAISPAPHHDIYSIEDLRQLIYAIKEAINYEKPVSVKVAAVHNIAAIVSGVVRAGADIVYIDGFTGGTGAAPTIVRDNVGIPIEIALAQVDQRLREEGIRNEASLIAAGSIRSSADAVKAIALGADAVAIGTAALITMGCHVCGKCHTGNCSWGITTQRPELTRRLDPEEYGEKLYNLINAWSHEMKEVLGAMGVNSIESLRGSKERLRGIELTDSELKALGIKHAGM; encoded by the coding sequence ATGACAAAATCATCGTTTACAAATGTACAATCTGAATATTTAGCTGTTATAGATCACGCAAAATGCATAAGATGCAAAAGATGTATTCAAAATTGCGGATGGGGAACATATAGTTTCGGCGGAGATAAAATTATAGCAGACCATTCCAAGTGTGTTGCATGCGGAAGGTGCTATACTTATTGTCCAGAGGGAGCTATATCGATACTGAAAAATCCGACCGTTATGCGTGAAAATGGAAATTGGCAGGACTATCATATTAAAAATATATGGAGACAATCTGAGTCTGGAGGAATTGCCATATCTGGAATGGGAACTCCATTAAAATACAAAAAGTATTTTGACCATATTTTATTAGATGCCTGTCAAGTTACAAATCCTCCGATAGATCCGCTGCGCGAGCCTATGGAACTTAAAACTTTTTTAGGCAAAAAGCCTTCTAAGATAGAATTGGATTTTAACGAAAACGGTCAACCTGTTTTAAAAAATAAAATGCCTCCTCAAATAGAACTGGCAACCCCTTTTATATTTGCTCCCATGTCTTACGGTTCTATATCTTTGAACGCTCAAAAAGCTATGGCGTTAGCTGCGAGAGCGTTAGGAATAGTTATGAATATTGGAGAAGGCGGACTACACGACGAGCTGGTTCCTTTTGGTAAAAATATCATTGTTCAGGTTGCTTCAGGAAGATTTGGCGTTAATAGAGATTATTTAAACAGCGGTGTGGCTGTTGAAATAAAAATAGGTCAGGGTGCAAAACCGGGCATAGGCGGTCATCTGCCTGGGGAAAAGATAGGGGCGGATATATCAAGAACAAGAATGATACCTGCAGGCACAGACGCAATATCCCCTGCCCCGCATCATGACATTTATTCTATAGAAGATTTAAGGCAGCTGATTTATGCTATAAAAGAGGCTATTAATTATGAAAAGCCTGTCTCGGTTAAAGTCGCTGCGGTTCATAATATTGCTGCTATCGTTAGCGGTGTCGTACGCGCCGGAGCAGATATAGTTTATATTGACGGATTTACCGGCGGAACCGGAGCAGCACCGACAATAGTCAGAGATAATGTAGGCATACCTATAGAAATTGCTCTTGCTCAGGTAGACCAGAGATTACGGGAAGAAGGAATAAGAAATGAGGCTTCTTTGATAGCGGCGGGAAGTATCAGGTCAAGCGCGGATGCCGTAAAAGCCATAGCACTGGGCGCGGATGCCGTTGCAATAGGAACCGCTGCCCTTATTACAATGGGATGCCATGTTTGCGGGAAATGTCATACAGGGAACTGCAGCTGGGGGATAACAACTCAAAGACCGGAATTAACAAGAAGGCTTGACCCTGAAGAATATGGAGAAAAACTTTATAATTTGATAAATGCATGGAGCCATGAAATGAAAGAAGTTCTTGGAGCTATGGGTGTAAATTCCATTGAAAGTTTAAGAGGTTCTAAAGAGAGACTTAGAGGAATTGAATTGACTGATTCAGAACTAAAAGCCCTGGGCATTAAACATGCAGGTATGTGA
- the pgsA gene encoding CDP-diacylglycerol--glycerol-3-phosphate 3-phosphatidyltransferase: MNKNNNIYNLPNILTMGRILIVPIIFVLLFFNNEIYELYAALLFILAMGTDFIDGYIARKRNIITTFGIFLDPIADKILVVTILIMLIPLHRIPAWMVAVIIIREIFVTGLRAIAGEKGLVIPAGKIGKWKTTFQMFGILFLLVYYSHFHINFGVVGYWLILLSILLSVYSFYKYFKNVSGVILT, from the coding sequence ATGAATAAAAATAATAATATTTATAATTTGCCCAACATTTTGACTATGGGCAGGATATTAATCGTGCCGATTATTTTTGTATTGCTGTTTTTCAATAATGAGATTTATGAATTATATGCCGCTTTGCTTTTTATTCTGGCTATGGGAACAGATTTTATAGATGGATATATTGCAAGGAAAAGAAATATTATTACGACTTTCGGTATTTTTCTCGACCCTATTGCAGATAAAATATTGGTTGTTACTATACTTATTATGCTTATACCTTTGCATAGAATTCCGGCATGGATGGTCGCCGTAATAATAATAAGGGAAATATTTGTTACAGGCTTAAGAGCAATTGCAGGCGAAAAGGGATTGGTCATACCTGCCGGCAAAATCGGCAAATGGAAAACGACCTTTCAAATGTTTGGCATCTTATTTTTGCTTGTATACTATTCACATTTTCATATCAATTTTGGAGTTGTAGGATACTGGTTAATTTTATTAAGCATATTATTATCTGTTTATTCCTTCTATAAATATTTTAAGAACGTATCGGGTGTTATTTTAACTTAA
- a CDS encoding lytic transglycosylase: MKISYNKLFNEIKRLKTANTDAAAIAGVFAAALLISMIVLQLIYLNNAEANIYMRRGKNGTVYFSNVPVSNGYKVFMRTASKYKNKSYKILKYRKLIQKAAKRYGVNSRLISAVVRAESGYKKSAVSDKGAEGLMQLMPATQRMLNVSNPFNPAQNIFAGTKYLKSLLVKYNGNMSLALAAYNAGKNAVKQYGGIPPYSQTQNYVKEVVDYYNRYKKNK, encoded by the coding sequence ATGAAAATTTCTTATAATAAATTATTCAACGAAATAAAGCGACTTAAAACTGCAAATACCGATGCTGCCGCTATTGCGGGTGTTTTTGCGGCTGCGTTGCTGATTTCAATGATAGTATTGCAACTTATTTATCTAAATAATGCAGAAGCAAATATTTATATGAGGCGGGGAAAAAACGGAACCGTATATTTTTCTAACGTACCGGTTTCAAACGGCTATAAGGTTTTTATGCGCACAGCGTCTAAATATAAAAATAAGTCATATAAGATATTAAAATATAGAAAATTGATTCAAAAAGCTGCAAAGAGGTATGGTGTAAACAGCCGCCTCATCTCGGCAGTTGTGAGGGCGGAATCCGGATATAAAAAATCTGCTGTATCCGATAAAGGTGCTGAAGGACTTATGCAGCTTATGCCGGCAACTCAAAGAATGCTAAATGTGTCCAACCCTTTCAATCCGGCACAGAATATTTTTGCGGGAACAAAGTACTTAAAGAGCCTTCTTGTCAAATATAACGGAAATATGTCCTTGGCTCTTGCAGCGTACAATGCAGGCAAAAATGCGGTTAAGCAATACGGAGGAATACCGCCGTACTCACAGACGCAGAATTATGTCAAAGAGGTTGTGGATTATTATAACAGGTATAAAAAAAATAAGTAA
- a CDS encoding TIGR00282 family metallophosphoesterase encodes MRIEKILFIGDIIGKPGRIGVQNSLNRLIERYQPDFIIANGENAAHGMGISPKIAQFLLSLGIDVITSGNHIWDQKQIIEYLPTERRLLRPANYPAGVPGAGYGIFSSKTGNRICVINLEGRVFMKELIDSPFVAAKTIIEEIKDKSDAIIIDFHAEATSEKEALGFYLDGEISALIGTHTHVQTNDNIILPKGTAYISDAGMVGSRYSILGTQKDIAVNKYLTNMPAKFVPEENNIMLNGVFITLDADTKLSKSIEKINIDI; translated from the coding sequence ATGCGTATAGAAAAAATATTATTTATAGGCGATATTATAGGAAAACCGGGTAGAATTGGCGTGCAGAATTCATTAAACCGTTTAATTGAACGCTATCAGCCGGATTTTATTATTGCAAACGGTGAAAATGCCGCACACGGTATGGGTATCAGTCCTAAAATAGCACAATTTTTATTAAGTTTAGGAATAGACGTAATTACTTCAGGAAATCATATCTGGGATCAGAAACAGATAATAGAATATCTGCCGACAGAAAGAAGACTGCTCAGACCTGCTAATTATCCCGCAGGAGTGCCAGGCGCCGGATACGGAATATTTTCATCAAAAACAGGCAATAGAATATGCGTAATAAATCTTGAAGGCAGGGTGTTTATGAAAGAATTGATAGATTCGCCTTTTGTTGCCGCTAAAACTATAATTGAAGAAATTAAAGATAAATCAGACGCTATAATAATTGATTTCCACGCAGAGGCGACATCAGAAAAAGAAGCGCTCGGTTTTTATCTGGACGGCGAAATCTCTGCATTGATAGGCACTCATACCCATGTGCAAACTAACGATAATATAATTTTGCCAAAAGGTACTGCATATATAAGCGACGCAGGAATGGTCGGTTCAAGATATTCTATTCTCGGCACTCAAAAAGATATAGCGGTGAATAAATATTTAACAAATATGCCTGCCAAGTTTGTACCGGAAGAAAATAATATTATGTTGAATGGAGTTTTTATAACGTTGGACGCCGATACTAAATTGAGTAAATCTATAGAAAAAATAAATATTGATATATAA
- a CDS encoding 5-formyltetrahydrofolate cyclo-ligase: MYSKIAVRKEMLNKRLNLKNEEIIYCSNIVSDYIQSFIKQRAVKSVAFYMSIKNEVKIEFAVDKAKYENIKINLPYCKKDSDICFYKFKDTETLVKDNYGILSPRCNKETDINSIDAFFVPGLAFDRTGNRIGYGKGCYDKVLADSKKNSIFVGVCYNFQIYNKNEIEITQNDIKMHYLICEKGVINCSDNI, encoded by the coding sequence ATGTATTCTAAAATTGCCGTAAGGAAGGAGATGTTAAATAAAAGATTGAACTTAAAGAATGAAGAAATTATCTATTGCAGCAATATAGTTTCTGATTATATTCAATCTTTTATAAAGCAAAGGGCTGTTAAATCAGTTGCTTTTTATATGAGCATAAAAAATGAAGTGAAAATCGAATTTGCCGTTGATAAAGCCAAATATGAAAATATAAAGATAAATTTACCGTATTGTAAAAAAGATTCCGATATTTGTTTTTATAAATTTAAAGATACGGAGACCCTTGTTAAAGATAATTACGGAATATTGTCCCCAAGATGCAATAAAGAAACTGATATTAACAGTATCGATGCTTTTTTTGTCCCAGGTCTCGCATTTGACAGGACAGGCAACAGAATAGGCTATGGAAAAGGATGTTACGATAAAGTTTTGGCTGATTCTAAAAAAAATTCTATTTTTGTAGGCGTATGCTACAATTTTCAAATTTATAATAAAAATGAAATTGAAATTACACAAAATGATATTAAAATGCATTATTTGATATGCGAAAAAGGGGTTATTAATTGTTCCGACAATATTTAA